TAGTAATCCAGCCTTTAGCCATTGCACCAGTTTCATATAAATAATAACTTAAGTTATTATCTTTAATCCAACCTGTTGCCATACTTCCATCTGAATTGAAATAATACCAATGATTGTCTAGCAATTTCCATCCTTTTAACATTTCACCACTAGGATCAAAGAGGTAATTATTACCATCTATCTTCCTTAATCCAGTTACCATACTTCCATCACCTTGAAGATAATACCAACAGCCACCTAGATACCTCCAGCCTATAATCATTGCGCCTGAATCATCGAGATAATACCAAGTTCCGCTTAATTGAATCCATCCTGTTGCCATTGTGCCATCATCTTGTAAGTAATACCAATAGTTATCAGGTTTAATCCATCCCTTAGCCTTGTTTTTATCAGAAGTGTAATAATACCAAGAACCATAGATTTGTCTCCAGCCTATAGTTGAAGTAATATTAACTGGAGAATTATTGATTCCAACAACAGTTGTTATGTTTGGAGAATTTGGGATAGTCTCAGGTTTACCAGGATTTGGTGACGAATTATCCTTTGAGTCAGTGTTTGTATTGTCTTTAGTTGAATTTATTAAGTCTTTATATAAATTAATTATTTGATCTCCATAAGATGTATTTGTAGCCCAAATTCCGCTAAGATCACTTATCTTGATAGCTTTACCTTTAAGACTTGATGATTGTTTTTCATCATAAGAACTATCTCTTGGATAACCCTTAACGCCAGCTAATAATGCCAAATGGTCTAAATGGGCCTGTACACCTTCATCCCAGCTATCAAATTTTTGATAAGTATCTTTATCAGTACCTGATCCAGATGACTTTTTTAAGCCACATGGGTTATAATAACTTGAATCAAGAACACCGCCAAAATTTCCATATCCAGTTTCTACTGCAGCTTGTACATAAGCAATTGCAGGATTTACATCACCATGATCTGATGAATATTTAAAATAAAGGTCAGCTAGCTTTAAAAAATCACTTGATGCACCTTTAGATTTTGCCCAATTCTTTGCCTCTTTTGAAGTTACTTCACTTTCAGATATTAACTTATAATCTGTCGTTGCAGCTTGAACATTCAAAGTTGGAATAAAACTTAATATCATTGCGAATGTTAAAACAAGAGTAACAAATTTCTTTTTAATATTCATATTTTTTATCTCCTTAGTACAGTTATTTTTTGGAAATTAGATTCTAATTACAACATAGTGGAAATTATACATTTGATATAACATATTGTCAATGTTTAACAGTAGTTTTAACAATTTTGTAATATCTTTTCTCTCTATAGAGTTTATTGTTGAGTAACATCTTAAAAGTAGTCTAGAATGTTTATTTTATGCTATAATTAGTCTAAATATATTTAGTAATACACTATTTTAATACAACCGAGTTTTAAATATTGAGTACTAAAAATTAAAATAATAGATGATATATTCAAAGATATTTCGAGTGATTTAAAGATTATAGCGTTATAAAATACAAAGTATAGGGGTGGGTTTATGGAATATATAGTTGGAATTGGGGAATATATAATCTCAACAAATAATGAAGATATTGTTAAAACCTTTGCTTTATCAACTTGTGTAGCTATGGTAATTTATGATCAAAACAAAAAGATACTTGCAATGGCTCATGTTTTGCTGCCTAATGCTTCAACTGATGTTGATGATGAAGCGTATAGAACAGCAAAATATGCTGATAGGGCTGTTTATAATGTTATTAATGAAATGAAGCTAAAGTATAATTGTAACTTGAAAGATTTTAAAATATCGTTATATGGTGGAGTTGATTCAGAATTAGAGGATCGTTTCAAAGTTGGAGAAAGGAATTTAACTGTTATCAAAGAAATATTAAATGATATGAATCTAAGGTATGAAATAGTTAATACAGGAGGAAGGGTTTCTAGAACATTAATAGCTCATACAGCTACTGGAGAGGTTGAAGTGAAATCAATACCTATTCAAGGTGTCTTTAGCTAGTTAAAGTAATCTTAAGAAAAGGAGCTGGAAACATTGAAAATTGGTTATGCTTGTTTAACAATAGGAGTTTTGAACGCTAATTTAAAAAGCTGCACAGCTAAAAGTGCAAATGATGAAAAGCTAATAGAAGTAACAGAGAATAATTTAAAATCTCTTCATAATATAATTAAGTATAATATTGAAAATAATATTAAACTTTTTAGAATTAGTTCTGATTTAATTCCTTTTGGTTCAAGTCCACTAAATAATTTGCCATGGTGGGATATTTTTGGAGAAGAGTTTGCGAAAATAGGAAAGGAAATAAGAAAAAATAGCATAAGAGTTTCAATGCATCCAGGTCAATATACTGTACTCAATTCTACTAGTGAAGATGTAGTAAAAAGGGCAATGACAGATTTAAATTATCATAATAAAGTCTTAGATTGTCTTGGAGTTAATGAAGAAAGCAAAATAGTATTACATATAGGTGGAGTATATAATGATAAGAAATCAGCAATAAAAAGATTTATAGATAACTATGCATTATTGGAAAATGGAATCAAGCAAAGATTGGTTATTGAAAATGATGATAAATCTTATAACATAAATGATGTACTAGAAATAGGGCACAAGTTAAATATACCAGTTATTTTTGATAATTTACATAATAAAATTAATCCATATTCAAATATAAAAAGTGAATTGTATTGGATAAATGAATGCAAAAAAACATGGGGAGAAAAAGATGGGACTCAAAAAATTCATTATTCACAGCAGGATATTTTAAAGAAACCTGGGTCACATTCTAATACAATAGAAGTAGAGAGTTTTGTTGATTTTTATAAAGGATTAGAAAGAGATGATATTGATATAATGCTTGAAGTTAAAGATAAAAATCTTTCAGCAGTCAAATGTATAAATTCTATAACAAAAGATAAATCAATTAATAAGTTAGAAGAGGAATGGAGTAGATATAAATATAAAGTCCTAGAAAGCTCACCTAAAATTTATCTTGATATAAGGAAGTTACTTAAAGATAAGAAGGAGTATCCTGTAGTTAAATTTTATAATTATATTGATGAAGCAATAAAACAAGAATATACAATTGGAAATTCAATTAATGCTGCAATGCATATTTGGGGATACTTTAAAAATAAAGCAAGTTTAAAAGAAAAAGAAATTTTTTTGAAAAATGTTGATAAATATGAGCAAGGTAAAATATCTATTAAAGTAATAAAAAATATGTTAAGGAAGCTGGCTTTTAAATATAAAGAATATTATTTATTAGATTCATATTATTTTTCTATTTAAATTATTATTATTATTATTATTATTGGTATTAAGGAGCATTTTTAGAAAATGTGATTAACAGAACTTATTTAAAAAGTTCTGTTTTTTTAATTCAATTACAAATTTGATGAAAAATATTAATACAAATTAATACAATATAGCTCAAAAATAGTGATTAAATCCATGAAACCAGCCCTATAAAATAAAAAAAATATAAAAAAAGTAGCATAATGTGGAGAAAAGTGTGGAAATTAAAGTAAAAGTTATGAAATGAAAGTAAAAGGAAATAATCATGATATGTAGAAATTTAAATTCATAAGGTATTGAGAATTAATAAAATTTATGGGAGGTATGAATAAATGTATGAAATTTTAGAAAATAAGAATGCTGGGTTACAGTATAATTTGTTTAAAAAAATTCATCCTGGGTTTAAGACGTTTTTTGATGATTTTAATGAAGATTCATTGGCTATTATGGGAAAAAAAGCAAATGTTAATGATGAAATCATAATACTATTTATGAACTCAATTTGGGATGATAATTTATCTATAGGAATTGGAAATATTGATCGTCAACATAAAGAAATACTTAATTGTATTAGTGAATTATTGTTTTTTATGAAACAAAATAAGAGCAAAAAAGTAATTTTAAAGGCATTTGATGAGACAGAAAAATTTATTAGCAGACATTTTAAAGAAGAGGAAGCAATTCAAAAGCAATATAAATATCCTAAGTACAAAACAATAGTAAAGGAACATAGAAAGGTTTTAAGTGAATTAGATAAATTAAAGTGTTTCGTTGAAAATGGAAGTATGTCTCCTTTGTTTGTGGCTAATACATATCAAAAAATGTTTAATGGATATAGGAGGCATATATTGGAGTTAGATAAGGAATTTGGAGAATTTTTATTAAAGTCAATCAGAGGATAAATATATAAATTTAAATAACTAAATAAGACTTAAATTGGTATAAAATTAAATTTTATAGACGAAATACGCTTGACTTATTAATTTTATCAAGTGTATTTCGTTTTATAAATAAATCAATATTAAACTAATATTAATTTTTTAATCCAACAGTAATAAAAGCAATTGAGAATAAATGGGAAAAGTGAGGCAGATATAAATAAATTTAATTACCTATTAATGATGTAATATCAAAAATATATGGTTGTATTAAAAATGGATTTATGTGGTATAAAAGAAGTATTGGGGGGGTATTATGAGAATTTTATGTGATGATTGCAATACAAATTGCAATATTGAAAAATACAAAGAAAGATTGGAGAATATTATTGTTAAAACAAATTATAATTTGTTGGATGATGAGGTAATTTATCTAAGTCAGTTTCTTGACGATATGATAGCTAATTGTGTTTTTTGTGAAACCAAAAATTTGTATAAGTTTAATAAAAAGTATACATTTAAGGCATATGAAATTTTATATTACTATGGAAAGCAACACTTATTTTTGAATTTATTTTATTATATAAGTGAAGCAATTAAAAATGATAAGTTAATTTATATTATTATGGAAGAAGAACTTTATGAAAATTTAATTAAAACACTTATAATAAATAGAGTTAATATTGATAATATTAAACTAAAGGCTTTGGAGGATATAATTTTAGGCGAAGATGAGTATCGATTAAATGAAACATCAGACTTATTTTCCTCAAATTATAAAAAGAAACAAAGTGGAGTAAATTGGATAATTGAACCATTGCATATAACTAATACAAGTGTACAAAAATATATTTTAGATTTGAAAGTCACTATAAATAAATTCATGAAAAATAGTAAATCAAGTATATTGTATGTATATGATGCTTATGAATGTATGCATGAACATAAAATTGCTTCAAAATTAGATTGCACTTTAAAATGTGTAATGGAAAATTCATCTACTAATTTATACCAATAAAAGTATATTATAAATAAATTTACAGAATATTGTGAAAAAAGTGTCTTTTATGGTATTATATATATAAATCAAACTTGAGGGGGTTGGAGAATATGGACAATTTAAAAGGAACAAAAACAGAAGCAAATTTATTAGCAGCTTTTGCAGGAGAATCACAAGCAAGAAATAAGTATAGTTATTTTGCATCAAAAGCCAAAAAAGACGGTTTTGTACAAATTGCATCTATTTTTGAAGAAACTGCAAATAACGAAAAAGAGCATGCTAAAATTTGGTTTAAGCTTTTAGAAGGAATAGGAACTACAGCAGATAATCTAAAATCAGCAGCTGAAGGAGAACATTATGAATGGACAGATATGTATGTAACTTTTGCAAAAGAAGCCAAAGAAGAGGGGTTTGATAGAATTGCATATTTGTTTGAACAGGTTGCTAAAATTGAAAAAGAACATGAGGAACGATATAGAAAGCTTATTGCTAATGTTGAAGGTGATTTGGTATTTTCAAAGGATGGAGATGTGATTTGGGAATGCGCTAATTGTGGATATATCCATATTGGGAAGAAAGCACCTGAAATGTGCCCAGTATGTGAACATCCAAAAAGTTATTTTCAAGAAAAAGCTAAAAATTATTGATTATAATATTTAGGGGGAGAATTAAATTATGGAAGAACAAAAATTTTATGTATGTAAACATTGTGGTAATATGGTAGCATCAATAAAAGATTCAGGAGTAAAGATAACATGTTGTGGTGAACCAATGACATTATTAGAGCCAGGAACAGTTGAAGCTAGTGTTGAAAAGCATGTACCTGCTGTTACATATGAAAATGGAGTTGTTAATGTTGAAGTTGGTTCGGTTTTACATCCAATGGAAGCAGAACATTATATTGAGTGGGTTTTCTTGAAAACTGAAAATGGTGGGCATAGAAAGATTTTAAAGTCAGGTGATGAACCTAAAGCATCCTTTTGCTTAGGAGAGGATAAACCAATGGCTGTGTATGCTTATTGCAATTTACACGGTCTTTGGATGGCAAAAATTTAGGTAATATATTTTAACGTTAAGATAAGCATAAATATATTATTTTAAGAATTACAAAAGTTATGGTGTAAAAAGGGAGAAATAAGGTATGGGAGAATATAGATATTATATTTGTAAAAAATGTTCTAACTTGGTTGTATCCATAAAAAATTCAGCAGGAAAAATGATTTGCTGTGGAGAACCAATGAATAGGTTGACAAATGATGCGATGGAAGCTAGTTGGCAGAAGAATATTCCTATTTTTACATATGAAAATGGAGTTGCTAAACTTGGAGTTGATTCAAGCATACTTCCTATGATAGAAGAATATAGTACAAAATGGATTTTCTAATAGGGGGAAATATTTTTATAAAATAAATTTAAAAGAATTTAAGTGAAAAAATGGATTAGTTACGACATTAACGAGTAACTAATCCACTTTCTATTTAAATTTTTATTCATATTATTTTTCCATCAGATATTTCGATTATTCTGTTGGTCTTGTTGGCAATCCTATTATCATGAGTAATTATTATAAAGGTTGTTTTATATTTTTCATTAATATTTCTCATAATATTATTATCCTTTAATAAAAATTATATCGTTACATAAAAGTTAAATCAATAATAATAATAATAATAATAATAAATTACTTTTCTAAAATTAAAGGAATATACTTAAATTTTAAACTTAATCAATAAATATCAGAAAAATGTTAAAAAAATAATGCAGTCATGTAAAAATGACTGCATCTTTATCTTCTGTTATTAATACTCACAAGAGAGGGGAGTAATATCTTTTGTATGTATTAATTGTAACATGATACGACAAGAATGTCTATGAAAATATTATTAAAATAAAAATTTTGTAGAAATTTAAATAAAACTTTCAAGAGGGTATGCTCTGAAAATGTAGAAATATATGATTATAGACATAAATGGATAAAAAGAAAATTGAGAGGTGATTAAATCAATTATTAATTTTTATGAAAGAAGGTAAAGCAGAAATTGGAGAAAATTCTTTTTGTTGATGATGAAGCTCAAATATTAAAAGCTTGCAGAAGACTTTTTGTTGATTCAAAATATGATGTGATTACTGCTCAAAGTGGTGAGGAAGCCTTAAATATTTTAAAAGATGAAGAGATTGATATTATAGTAAGTGATATGAAAATGCCTTATATGTCAGGATATGAATTGCTTAGTAAAGTAAAAGAATTATATCCAGATATAATTCGTATAATATTAAGTGGATTTTCAGATGAAAAAGTTGTTTTTGAGGCATTACAAAAAAACATTGCAAAGCTATATATCTTAAAACCATGGGAAAATGATGTACTTATAAACACTTTAGAAAAGGTACTTCAACTTGAAAAAGTATTGAAGAATAATAATATTTTAAAACTTATAAATAAAGCGGAAGAACTACCAACAATTAAAACTTCTTATGAGAAGATTATAAAAACAATAGATAGCGAAAAAGAGATCCATAAAATAGTTGAAGCCATAGAAGGCGATTATTCTATTGCGAGTAAGTTACTTCACATTGTCAATTCATCCTACTATGGTATAAAAACTGGTTCTGTACAAAGAGCGGTTTCTTACCTCGGAGTTGATAATATAAAAAATATAGTTATTGCTTCAGCTTTTATTGATAGCTTGAAATTTGATCCTAGGTATAGTAAAAGATTAGCTTTATTATGGAAGCAATCATTTGTATCAAATAGAATATTTAATATAATATACAATGAATTTTTAAATAAGAAAATTCCAGAAATAGCGATGACTGCAGGGCTCTTATGTAATGTTGGGATTGTATTCATGATAAATTTTTATAAAGATACATATATAGAGATGTTTGATAGTATAAAGAAAAAAGGTGAGGACATAACAGAACTTGAAAACAAAGTGTTTGGAACAAATCATCAGGAGATAGGAGGATATTTATTAAGATGGTGGGATATACCTATTCCTGTTGTTGAGGCCGCAATTTATCATCATAATCCTTTTGACGACAATATTATAAATAAGGAAATTACATGTATTGCACATATAGCTGAAAAATATGCTTGGGATGTTTTAGAAGAGATTTATATTGGTAAATTTAGTGAAAATGTATTCGAAGTACTAGGTATTGATAAAGCATTATTTGAAAGAAAGCTTAAAGATAACATGGAATTAACTGGCATGGTTGGAGTATAGAATTGTTAATATGGGAGGTAAATATGGTTGTTGAGCAATTTAAATTTAACGAAATAAATGATATAGATAAACTCAGTGAAATGTGTACTTTGGTAGAATCAAATTTAATCCTAATGTTTGGGTCAAAGGAGTTTATTTGCAACAAAGATATATTTGATAAGATTCGAGGGTATTATAAAACAGCATATATAATTGGGTGTTCAACTGCTGGAGAGGTATATAATGATCAGGTTAATGATAATGTACTGACAGTTACAGCAATAAAGTTTAAAAGAACTGAAGTGAAATTCTTTCAATCAAAGATCTTTGATTCTAAACAATGTTATAAACAAGGTATAAAAATAGCAAATTCTATCCCAAAAGAAAATTTATCTCATTTATTTGTACTTAGTGAAGGGATGAATATAAATGGTAGTAAATTTATTGAAGGATTAGTGGATGGCCTTCCTGAAGAAGTTAAAATAACAGGAGGACTTGCAGCAGATGATGATAGGTATTTTGAAACTTTTGTTATTGCAAATGATTACGCTGAAGAAAATTCAGTTGCAGTCATAGCATTCTATGGGGAAAATATTAAAATTGGGTATGGTTCTGTTGGTGGTTGGAATACTTTTGGAATAGAAAGAAAAATTACAAAAGCAAATGAAAACATTTTATATGAATTAGATGGAAAGCCTGCTTTGGATTTATATGTTGAATATTTGGGAGAATATGCAAAGGATTTACCAGCTAGTGGTTTATTTTTTCCATTAAATATAAGATCAGATGACAATAAGTTTAACGTTGTTAGGACAGTTTCAAGTATTAATGAGAAAGAGAGAAGCCTTAAATATGTTGGCGAAATACCTAAGGGATATCACGCAAGATTAATGAGAGCTAACTTTAATAATTTGATTAATGGTGCGGCTAAGGCAGCAGAAAATTGTATTAAAAGTATTAGTTATAATAAGCCTCAGCTTGGAATAATAGTTAGTTGTTGTGGACGAAAATTTGTTTTGAATCAAATGTGCGATGAAGAGATTGAAGTGGTAAGAAACATTTTTGGAAAAGATGTTGTTTTAACTGGATTTTATTCTTATGGAGAAATAGCACCATCTAATAAGGATTCAGTAACTGAATTTCATAATCAAACAATGACTATTACACTCATTGGAGAGGAAGAGTAATATGGATAAAATTAATAAGATTTTGCAAAGGCAATTAAACAAGTATATTAAAGAAGATGAAATTTCAGAGGAATTTAAATCATTTATTGAATCAGTTAATTCTGCATATAATGAGTTTGAAAAAGATAGGCTTTTATTAGAAAGAAGTCTTGAAATAAGTGAAAAGGAATATAATGATAATCTATTGAAAATCGAAAAACTTCAAGGCCAAATTATTCATCAAGAAAAAATGGCAGGAATGGGACAACTTTCTGCTGGTATAGCTCATGAAATAAATAATCCGTTAGGATTTGTAAAAAGTAATGTTTATACATTAAGCAAATATAAAGACAAAATCAAGGGACTTTTAGATTTATACTTTAAAGTTGAAAATTTTTTGGAAATAGAAGATAAAGAAAATTATGATACAAAGTTTTCAGAGGTTTCTGAGTATAAAAAAAATAATAAAATGAATTTTGTCTTTGAAGATATTGATGATATTATAACTGAGTCTAAAGATGGACTAAATAGAATTGAAATGATAGTTAAAAGCCTTCTTGGATTTGCACGGGGAGCAAGTTCAAATGAATTTGCGGATTATGACATTAACAGTAACATTAAATCAACAATTGTTATTGCTTATAATGAGATAAAATATAATGCAAAAGTTGAGGAAGACCTTGAAGAAGTTCCAGTGATACAAGCAATTGGTGGTGAGATAAATCAAGTTATTTTAAATATGCTGATAAATGCATCACACTCCATTAAATCCAAAGGTGTTCAAGGTATAATAAAAATTCACACCTATTGTGAAGATGATTATGTAAAATGTGAAATAAGTGATAACGGAAATGGAATTGAAGAGAAGAATTTAAAGGATATTTTTAATCCATTTTTT
The window above is part of the Clostridium saccharoperbutylacetonicum N1-4(HMT) genome. Proteins encoded here:
- a CDS encoding HDOD domain-containing protein, with amino-acid sequence MEKILFVDDEAQILKACRRLFVDSKYDVITAQSGEEALNILKDEEIDIIVSDMKMPYMSGYELLSKVKELYPDIIRIILSGFSDEKVVFEALQKNIAKLYILKPWENDVLINTLEKVLQLEKVLKNNNILKLINKAEELPTIKTSYEKIIKTIDSEKEIHKIVEAIEGDYSIASKLLHIVNSSYYGIKTGSVQRAVSYLGVDNIKNIVIASAFIDSLKFDPRYSKRLALLWKQSFVSNRIFNIIYNEFLNKKIPEIAMTAGLLCNVGIVFMINFYKDTYIEMFDSIKKKGEDITELENKVFGTNHQEIGGYLLRWWDIPIPVVEAAIYHHNPFDDNIINKEITCIAHIAEKYAWDVLEEIYIGKFSENVFEVLGIDKALFERKLKDNMELTGMVGV
- a CDS encoding desulfoferrodoxin; this translates as MGEYRYYICKKCSNLVVSIKNSAGKMICCGEPMNRLTNDAMEASWQKNIPIFTYENGVAKLGVDSSILPMIEEYSTKWIF
- a CDS encoding desulfoferrodoxin family protein, with amino-acid sequence MEEQKFYVCKHCGNMVASIKDSGVKITCCGEPMTLLEPGTVEASVEKHVPAVTYENGVVNVEVGSVLHPMEAEHYIEWVFLKTENGGHRKILKSGDEPKASFCLGEDKPMAVYAYCNLHGLWMAKI
- a CDS encoding FIST signal transduction protein yields the protein MVVEQFKFNEINDIDKLSEMCTLVESNLILMFGSKEFICNKDIFDKIRGYYKTAYIIGCSTAGEVYNDQVNDNVLTVTAIKFKRTEVKFFQSKIFDSKQCYKQGIKIANSIPKENLSHLFVLSEGMNINGSKFIEGLVDGLPEEVKITGGLAADDDRYFETFVIANDYAEENSVAVIAFYGENIKIGYGSVGGWNTFGIERKITKANENILYELDGKPALDLYVEYLGEYAKDLPASGLFFPLNIRSDDNKFNVVRTVSSINEKERSLKYVGEIPKGYHARLMRANFNNLINGAAKAAENCIKSISYNKPQLGIIVSCCGRKFVLNQMCDEEIEVVRNIFGKDVVLTGFYSYGEIAPSNKDSVTEFHNQTMTITLIGEEE
- a CDS encoding sensor histidine kinase; its protein translation is MDKINKILQRQLNKYIKEDEISEEFKSFIESVNSAYNEFEKDRLLLERSLEISEKEYNDNLLKIEKLQGQIIHQEKMAGMGQLSAGIAHEINNPLGFVKSNVYTLSKYKDKIKGLLDLYFKVENFLEIEDKENYDTKFSEVSEYKKNNKMNFVFEDIDDIITESKDGLNRIEMIVKSLLGFARGASSNEFADYDINSNIKSTIVIAYNEIKYNAKVEEDLEEVPVIQAIGGEINQVILNMLINASHSIKSKGVQGIIKIHTYCEDDYVKCEISDNGNGIEEKNLKDIFNPFFTTKPVGQGTGLGLSVSHDIIVNKHSGKIDVKSCVGEGATFIISLPINNAQDYEK
- the uvsE gene encoding UV DNA damage repair endonuclease UvsE, producing the protein MKIGYACLTIGVLNANLKSCTAKSANDEKLIEVTENNLKSLHNIIKYNIENNIKLFRISSDLIPFGSSPLNNLPWWDIFGEEFAKIGKEIRKNSIRVSMHPGQYTVLNSTSEDVVKRAMTDLNYHNKVLDCLGVNEESKIVLHIGGVYNDKKSAIKRFIDNYALLENGIKQRLVIENDDKSYNINDVLEIGHKLNIPVIFDNLHNKINPYSNIKSELYWINECKKTWGEKDGTQKIHYSQQDILKKPGSHSNTIEVESFVDFYKGLERDDIDIMLEVKDKNLSAVKCINSITKDKSINKLEEEWSRYKYKVLESSPKIYLDIRKLLKDKKEYPVVKFYNYIDEAIKQEYTIGNSINAAMHIWGYFKNKASLKEKEIFLKNVDKYEQGKISIKVIKNMLRKLAFKYKEYYLLDSYYFSI
- a CDS encoding GH25 family lysozyme; this translates as MNIKKKFVTLVLTFAMILSFIPTLNVQAATTDYKLISESEVTSKEAKNWAKSKGASSDFLKLADLYFKYSSDHGDVNPAIAYVQAAVETGYGNFGGVLDSSYYNPCGLKKSSGSGTDKDTYQKFDSWDEGVQAHLDHLALLAGVKGYPRDSSYDEKQSSSLKGKAIKISDLSGIWATNTSYGDQIINLYKDLINSTKDNTNTDSKDNSSPNPGKPETIPNSPNITTVVGINNSPVNITSTIGWRQIYGSWYYYTSDKNKAKGWIKPDNYWYYLQDDGTMATGWIQLSGTWYYLDDSGAMIIGWRYLGGCWYYLQGDGSMVTGLRKIDGNNYLFDPSGEMLKGWKLLDNHWYYFNSDGSMATGWIKDNNLSYYLYETGAMAKGWITINGVWYYFKDNGSMQKGWFTASNGDLYYLDMSTGKMLTNTTVDPYIIGTDGKAIKKSTSDTNNSSSNSKTDTTPSNTNASTNSNLIYAIDISNHDGNIDFSKVKYSGTKYVYIKATEGTTFVDPYLSTYYTNAQNVGIKTGFYHFLVGTSAPETQAQNFYNNIKNKKSDLKPCLDIETSGFNVSDYAVRFINEFKRISNMNICIYTYSNFISNLDGRLSSYPLWEANYNNTAFKNLPSNSIWTSRIGHQFTDSGKINGINANVDLDAFTQDILN
- a CDS encoding MEDS domain-containing protein, with the protein product MRILCDDCNTNCNIEKYKERLENIIVKTNYNLLDDEVIYLSQFLDDMIANCVFCETKNLYKFNKKYTFKAYEILYYYGKQHLFLNLFYYISEAIKNDKLIYIIMEEELYENLIKTLIINRVNIDNIKLKALEDIILGEDEYRLNETSDLFSSNYKKKQSGVNWIIEPLHITNTSVQKYILDLKVTINKFMKNSKSSILYVYDAYECMHEHKIASKLDCTLKCVMENSSTNLYQ
- a CDS encoding bacteriohemerythrin, with protein sequence MYEILENKNAGLQYNLFKKIHPGFKTFFDDFNEDSLAIMGKKANVNDEIIILFMNSIWDDNLSIGIGNIDRQHKEILNCISELLFFMKQNKSKKVILKAFDETEKFISRHFKEEEAIQKQYKYPKYKTIVKEHRKVLSELDKLKCFVENGSMSPLFVANTYQKMFNGYRRHILELDKEFGEFLLKSIRG
- a CDS encoding chemotaxis protein CheD yields the protein MEYIVGIGEYIISTNNEDIVKTFALSTCVAMVIYDQNKKILAMAHVLLPNASTDVDDEAYRTAKYADRAVYNVINEMKLKYNCNLKDFKISLYGGVDSELEDRFKVGERNLTVIKEILNDMNLRYEIVNTGGRVSRTLIAHTATGEVEVKSIPIQGVFS
- the rbr gene encoding rubrerythrin; protein product: MDNLKGTKTEANLLAAFAGESQARNKYSYFASKAKKDGFVQIASIFEETANNEKEHAKIWFKLLEGIGTTADNLKSAAEGEHYEWTDMYVTFAKEAKEEGFDRIAYLFEQVAKIEKEHEERYRKLIANVEGDLVFSKDGDVIWECANCGYIHIGKKAPEMCPVCEHPKSYFQEKAKNY